The Cellulomonas sp. S1-8 genomic sequence CCTCCGGGGTCGCGGCGGGCGGGAACATGATCCCCTCGTTCGTGTACTCGTGGTTCACCACGAGCAGCGCGTCACGCCCGCGCCGGTCCTCGAGAAGGTCGACGTAGTCGCAGTTGTAGCCCAGCAGTCGCTCGGCGACCTCCGGCGTGATCGTCGCCGGGTCGAACGTGTCCGCCTTCGAGAAGAGCGGGTCGCCCCACCGCACGATGGGCGACCAGCGGTAGCCGGGCGGCACGGTGAAGGCGTCCGTCGCGGCCGGCACCGGGGCGATGGGACGGAACGGCAGCCGACCACGGCCCGGCCCGTCGTGCGCTGCCGCGGGTGCGGACCCGAGCACGTCGGGCCCGATGGTGATCGCGGCCCCGGCGGCGAGCGCGCCGGCCAGCACCGACCGGCGGCTCAGCGCCCTGTCCGCGACGTCGCGGAAGTAGGTGTTGTCGCTGGTGTTGGGCACGGGCTGGGCGCACGCGTCGCCGCACCGCAGGTGGCACGTCACGGGCGACCGCCGGCCGGCCGTGCGGCCCGCCATCGGCAGGAAGGGGAGCAGGGCGCGACGGTCGGGCCCGGGGCGGTCGTGAGAGGTCGTCGTCATCGCAGGTCCTCGTCGTCTCGCGGCGGCAGGCTGGGGTGGACCCAGCGTGGCAACCGGCACGAACCCGGCACAGGCCCGGGCGGTGACGGGTGGGCGACGGGTGGGCGACGCGCAGGCGAACTCCGCGGTCGTGCGCCCACCCGGACGCGGTCAGCGAGCGTCGTCGGCCGCGTCGCGTCGCGCCATACGCGCGAGCATCTGATTGTACTCGTCCATCTCGACGTCCCCGTCGCGGTCCGTGCGGCGGTCCCGACGACGTGCCGTGCGCTCGTCGTCGCGCGTCCACTGCACGGCGATGCCGATGGCCAGCGCCAGCATGGGGATCTCCCCGATGCCCCACGCGATGGACCCGCCGACCTGCTGGTCGCGGATCGCCGACGCCCCCCACGGGCGGCCCGTCAGACCGAACCAGTCCGCCACCAGCAGCGCCTCGGCGCTCACCAGGGCGACCCCGAAGAACGCGTGGAACGCCATGGTCGAGAAGAGCAGCAGCAGCCGCATCGGGTACGCCGGGCGCGCGGGGCCGGGGTCGATGCCCGCGAGCGCGTTGACGAACAGGTACCCCGCGAGCGTGAAGTGCACGACCATCGCCAGGTGCCCCACCGAGGAGCGCAACGACCACTCGAACAGCCCCGAGTAGTAGAACAGCACCATCGACCCGGCGAAGTTCACGGCCGCGACCACGGGGTGCGCGACGAACCGCCCGACGTGGCTGTGCACCAGCACCAGGACCCACTCGCGCGGCCCGCGTGACGCGTCCTCGCGCAGCGCCGCGCGCGACGGCACGGCCCGCAGCAGCAGCGTCACCGGCGCCGACAGCACCAGGAACAGCGGCACCACCATGACGAGCACCATGTGCTGGATCATGTGCGCGCTGAACAGCACGTGCCCGTAGACGGCCGGCCCCCCGGACGTCGTCCACGCGAACACCAGCATGCCGACGACCCACGACACCGTCCGCAGCCACGGCCACGCGTCGCCGCGGCGGTGCAGCCGGCGCACCCAGCGCAGGTACACGACGATGCCCGCGGCCGCCGCGCACGCCAGCAGCACGTCCCACCGCCACTCGGTGAGCCAGCGCAGGCCCGTCGGCTCCGGGGGTAGCGGGTGACCCGTCAGCAGGTACGCGGGCGACGTGTCCGCGACGGGTGCGTCGTCGGGCACGGGCGGCGGCGACGAGCCCAGCGCGACCGCGACCCCCGAGACCGCACCCATGACGACGAGCTCGACGAGCACGACCCGCCAGAACAGCAGCCCGCCGCGCGGACCGTCCAGGCGCGGGATGGTCGTGCGGCGGTGGGCCAGGCCGAGCAGCGCCAGCGCGGCGAACAGCAGGATCTTCACGACGAGCAGCACGCCGTACCGCGTCGACAGGCCGTCCCACCCGCCCAGGCGCACCACGCCGTTCACGACGCCCGAGATCGCGACCCCCGCGACGCACCAGCCCGCGACCACGGAGTACCGCGCGACCGCAGGCACGACGTCGCGGCCGAGCCGGCCCGCCAGCACCGCCAGCGCCGCGAGCCCGCCGATCCACACCGCCGCGCTGACCAGGTGCAGCACCATCGACGACGTCGCGACGTCGTGGCTCACGGCACCCGCCGCGTGACCCGTCTGCCCGACCTGCCACAGCGCGACCAGGGACAGCGCACCCGTCCAGGCCGCACCCGTGGGCGTCGCGACGACCAGCGCGAGGGCCGTGACCACGGCCGCGACCGTCGTCACCGACAGCAGCGTGCGACCCAGGTCGATCTGCGTGACGAACAGGGCGAGCTCGTCGCCGAACGACGGCGCCGTCAGCGACGCGCCCGCGACCGAGGCGTACGCGAGCACCAGGTGCACCACCGACAGCACCGTCCACGCACCCGCCGCGACGCCCGCGAGGACGAGGCTGCGGGGGTAGGCGGCACCGTCGGCGACCGGGCGTGCGGACGTGGGGGTGCGGGGGGACGTGGGGGTGCGGGGGGACGTGGGGGTGCGGGGGGACGTGGGGGTGCGGGGGGACGTGGTCGTCGGGGCGGTCGCGCGGCGCGGGAGCACGCACACCGCGAGCAGCAGCGCGCCGATCGTGAGCGACGCGGCCAGCTCGGTGAGGGTCTCCACGACGGGCAGACCCCACCGCACGAGCGGCCCCGGGTCCCCGACCAGCACCGCCGCCGCACTGCCCGTGAACGCGACCCCGGCGAGGGCCGCGACCACACCCGCCGCACCGAGGGCCCCCAGCGCGCCACGGCGCACCAGGGTCACGGGCTCGTCCACCCGGACAGCGTAGGCGTCCGGACCGCACTCCTCTCCTCGCCGAGCGCGGCACCCGACGGTCGAGCGCGGGGGAAACGAGTACCGCGCTCGGCGGTCGAGTGCCGCGCTCGGCGGGGGGTGCGGCCGTGGACTCGTGCGATCACGGCGCGCGCGTCGGCCCCGGGTCGTCGGGGGTGGGCGGGGGTGTGGCCGGCGGGGGTGTGGCCGGCGGGGGTGTGGCCGGCGGGGGTGTGGCGGGCGGGGGTGTGGCCGGCGGGGGTGTCGGGTCGACGGGGAACGTCAGGTCCGGCGGGAGCGTCGGGTCGGCGGCGGTCGGGTCGGGCCGGAGCGTCGGGTCGGCGGCGGTCGGGTCGGAGGTGACCGGGCGGGCGGCGTCGGCGGCGTCCGCGGCGTCGGCCCGGCGGCGCGCCGCCGCGAGCGCGGCACCCCCGCCGACGAGCGCGGCGAGGACACCTGCGCCGAGGGCGAGCCACACCGCGACGGGCACCCCCCCGTCACCGGGCTCCGCGGCGTCCTCGTCGAGGGGCGCTGCCGTGACGCCGTCGTCGGGGTCGTCCGCCGGCTCCTGCGCGTCGTCGGTGGGCGCGGCCGTGGCGGTCGGCTCGTCGGGCGTCGGCTCCGGGGCCGCCGTCGGCTCGGGCGACGGGGCGGCACCGACCGCCTCGGTGGCCGTGAACGTGAACGTCCCCGTCAGCGGGTGCCCGTCGGACGACGTCACGCGCCACGCGACGGTGTACGCGCCGGCGGGCAACGTCGCGACGAGGGGCTGCACGACGGACACGTCGGCCAGCTGCGCGGGCCCGTCGCTGACGAGCGCACCGTCCGGGCCCGTGACGAGGATCTCCGTGCCCAGCTCGAGCGCCGCCTGGTCGAACGTCAGCGTCACCTGCGCGGGCGCCGTCGCGACCGTCGAGGCGTCAGCGGGGTCCGTGGACCGCAGCGCGTTGTGCGCGGCAGCGGGCGACGCACCGAGCACGGCGAGTGCGAGAGCGAGGGCGGCGAGCACTCCGGTCCGCCGCACGACGCGGGCGCG encodes the following:
- a CDS encoding cytochrome c oxidase assembly protein, with protein sequence MDEPVTLVRRGALGALGAAGVVAALAGVAFTGSAAAVLVGDPGPLVRWGLPVVETLTELAASLTIGALLLAVCVLPRRATAPTTTSPRTPTSPRTPTSPRTPTSPRTPTSARPVADGAAYPRSLVLAGVAAGAWTVLSVVHLVLAYASVAGASLTAPSFGDELALFVTQIDLGRTLLSVTTVAAVVTALALVVATPTGAAWTGALSLVALWQVGQTGHAAGAVSHDVATSSMVLHLVSAAVWIGGLAALAVLAGRLGRDVVPAVARYSVVAGWCVAGVAISGVVNGVVRLGGWDGLSTRYGVLLVVKILLFAALALLGLAHRRTTIPRLDGPRGGLLFWRVVLVELVVMGAVSGVAVALGSSPPPVPDDAPVADTSPAYLLTGHPLPPEPTGLRWLTEWRWDVLLACAAAAGIVVYLRWVRRLHRRGDAWPWLRTVSWVVGMLVFAWTTSGGPAVYGHVLFSAHMIQHMVLVMVVPLFLVLSAPVTLLLRAVPSRAALREDASRGPREWVLVLVHSHVGRFVAHPVVAAVNFAGSMVLFYYSGLFEWSLRSSVGHLAMVVHFTLAGYLFVNALAGIDPGPARPAYPMRLLLLFSTMAFHAFFGVALVSAEALLVADWFGLTGRPWGASAIRDQQVGGSIAWGIGEIPMLALAIGIAVQWTRDDERTARRRDRRTDRDGDVEMDEYNQMLARMARRDAADDAR
- a CDS encoding copper resistance CopC family protein, with amino-acid sequence MSSVVPAVRARVVRRTGVLAALALALAVLGASPAAAHNALRSTDPADASTVATAPAQVTLTFDQAALELGTEILVTGPDGALVSDGPAQLADVSVVQPLVATLPAGAYTVAWRVTSSDGHPLTGTFTFTATEAVGAAPSPEPTAAPEPTPDEPTATAAPTDDAQEPADDPDDGVTAAPLDEDAAEPGDGGVPVAVWLALGAGVLAALVGGGAALAAARRRADAADAADAARPVTSDPTAADPTLRPDPTAADPTLPPDLTFPVDPTPPPATPPPATPPPATPPPATPPPATPPPTPDDPGPTRAP